The bacterium genome contains the following window.
GCATCCTCGATCTGAAGTCCGGCTTCGAGGCGGTTTCCACCCTCGACGGTCTGGACTGCGTGGATTGCCATACCGGGCTTTTCAACGGCTATGTCGCAACCGACGGCGCCGGAAACGCCAACATCCACGGTATCGACGCCAAGACCCTGACGGTCGATATTCTGGGCACACTGGTTGACAACGGAACGAACCCGACCATCTCCAACTATACCAATACCTGCCGGGCCGCCACCTGCCACGGCGGCGCTTCTTTTGTCGATTATGACACTCAGAGAGCCCGCAAGCAGCACAACATGACGGCCGTCTCTCTGGGAAGCGCCCAGACCGCGGCGACCAGTTGCAACAACTGCCACGATACGCACAGCAGCGACGGCCAGCCCTCGCTCCTCATCCTCCAGGACAACGGCACCGCCGTTTTGCGCAGGGCCGGAGGAGGTTCGGGGCTAAACCCCGTCACCGCCAACGAGTGCACCGGCTGCCACACCGCTGACGACGGCACAAACGCCTGGACGAGCTACGGCCACGGCATGGCCACCAGCGAAATAACCACCGGCTCGATGGGCTACGCCTGCACGGCCTGCCACAGTGCTACGGTTCCCCACGATTTCGCGATGGACTCCCCGACGAATCCGATGCGTTTCAGCCTGACGGAAAACACCACTCAGGCTTCGGCGATGCGCCTCAAGAGTTCCGACTACACCGATCTCGCGGCCAACGTCGGCAGACAGAGCGCTTACTCCATCTGCGGCAACTGCCATCAGGCCCACGACAACAACGCCCCGCACGGCAATACCGGCACTAATGCATACGCCGGCTGCAACGACTGCCACGAGCCCCACGGCGTAGGCGTTTCTCTCAGCGGCACCGCCAACGACTTCATGATCCGCCGCCAGATGCCCAAGATCGACGCCAGCGGAAACCCTGTCTCATCTCCCTGGGAAGAAGTCACCTACATAGGCGTGCTCGATGCAGGCAAACTAAAACTTAAGACCAGCCCCTCCTATTATATCCCCGCGGATCTTTCTTATCCCGGCGAGGGCGTCTGCGACTCGCAGGAGTGCCACGAGGGCGTGACCGTAGCGGGCGACCTGATCTACCCCCTCTCGACTTTCACGGCGGGCAGCAGGCATAGCGGCGGCAATTTTACGGCGAATGAGGGATGCATAAGGTGCCACCAGCACACCGATTCCACCGGCACCATGCAGACGCAGGACAGCTGCGTATCCTGCCACGGCCAGCCTCCTGCCAGCGCGGCGACCGCGTCCGCCGGCTACGTGACCTACGATGAACTGAAGACGCCCCACGCGAAGCACGGGGTGGTCTACGGCGGCACGGGGTCCTGTTCCCAGTGCCATCCGCCGCTCGACGGGACGACCCACGACGCCGCCGTCAAGACCTACCAGACCGTCAGCTTCGCGGGCGGCCTCGGCAACACCGCCGCCGATTCCTATAATACCGGCACCTTTCTTTGCACCAGCGTCTACTGCCATTCCGACGGTGCGGGCGTCTACACCAACCCGACCTGGAACGCAGCCAACTGGGATACCACGAACCTCTCCTGCGCCGGTTGCCACAAGGGCATCGACGCGGGCGCGACGCAGATATCGAGCAACGCGCACGACGCGCACCTTGCCTCCGGCATACTCTGCAACACCTGCCATTACACCACGGTAACGGCCGTCGGCACAGACACGACCACCACCGCGGACGGCGCGGCGCACGCGAACGGCGCGATAAACGTCTCGGCCAGTGGCGCTCTTTTCCACGGTACGGCGGTGGGCTTCACCTGGAATGACGCAGGCAACACCTGCACCGCCCTTACCTGCCACAGCGCTACGCTCCTGTGGACGAACGCAGCGGTGCTTTGCTCGGATTGCCATTCCGACCCCACGGTTGACGTCAACAACTTCGTCGGCAACGACGGCATACTCAGTAAAGTATCCACCGCAGAGTTCAGCGGCGCCAGCGGCAGGGGCCACGGCACCACCGCCATAGTCACCCCCACGGCCCCGAAGGTTTGCGCCGATTGCCACGACAAGACCGTCGGCCACGATTTCTCCGCCGCGCTTAACGGAACCAACCCCTACAGGCTCAAAGACCTCGAC
Protein-coding sequences here:
- a CDS encoding CxxxxCH/CxxCH domain-containing protein, whose protein sequence is MSLVGRAIRLMVLAAVLLGVTNAAYATHYPAGASCMDCHALGYGQVISGTKLIRSDAFLTSIGFTTGQLPCLFCHRTDRGTATEMKGMEVQFGAAVASKHRILDLKSGFEAVSTLDGLDCVDCHTGLFNGYVATDGAGNANIHGIDAKTLTVDILGTLVDNGTNPTISNYTNTCRAATCHGGASFVDYDTQRARKQHNMTAVSLGSAQTAATSCNNCHDTHSSDGQPSLLILQDNGTAVLRRAGGGSGLNPVTANECTGCHTADDGTNAWTSYGHGMATSEITTGSMGYACTACHSATVPHDFAMDSPTNPMRFSLTENTTQASAMRLKSSDYTDLAANVGRQSAYSICGNCHQAHDNNAPHGNTGTNAYAGCNDCHEPHGVGVSLSGTANDFMIRRQMPKIDASGNPVSSPWEEVTYIGVLDAGKLKLKTSPSYYIPADLSYPGEGVCDSQECHEGVTVAGDLIYPLSTFTAGSRHSGGNFTANEGCIRCHQHTDSTGTMQTQDSCVSCHGQPPASAATASAGYVTYDELKTPHAKHGVVYGGTGSCSQCHPPLDGTTHDAAVKTYQTVSFAGGLGNTAADSYNTGTFLCTSVYCHSDGAGVYTNPTWNAANWDTTNLSCAGCHKGIDAGATQISSNAHDAHLASGILCNTCHYTTVTAVGTDTTTTADGAAHANGAINVSASGALFHGTAVGFTWNDAGNTCTALTCHSATLLWTNAAVLCSDCHSDPTVDVNNFVGNDGILSKVSTAEFSGASGRGHGTTAIVTPTAPKVCADCHDKTVGHDFSAALNGTNPYRLKDLDAGTGGLQFTCSDNIAGCHVSATATNEAALSLTYGNIVSHTDAAMGADSDVVTWGFTPKCVDCHDPHGDSTNVKMIQNDLWDNGSAGTAIATAVPTSYATIGNTNVVFTTYTTGQTAAGSAYAQTGSVFSSICQECHETVEAGFTAYKDGVNADASPHPTAPGDCSGCHKHDSGFKPSGCNGCHGGHNATVTNVNYWPDGITVTIRPNRPGKHDIHVQRLALKLGFAFTQAGMT